Below is a genomic region from Fusarium oxysporum Fo47 chromosome VIII, complete sequence.
TCGCAGTCTTTGCCTTCATTACACTCGTAGAAAGCGTAAGACTCGTCACGTGGCCAGACACGGCAAGAGCGACTGAGTTCATTGAGAGCCGAGACCCATCGGGAGATTGACCGTGGTTAACCACAGATGCGCCCATTGAGGGAGCTCCCAGCCCTGGCTTCACATCCTTGCGCTTGTGCTCAACAGCCATGTTTGGATTCGGCGACTTGACGGAAATTGTCCTGCCTCTGTAAAGCTTATCATCATTTCTGCCATCTTGAGGCTGACATCAAACAAGGAAATCCGCGGAGGACCGATGTTTGATCACGAGCCAAGCCAGCAGCGTAGAACTTCGATCGCCTCGAgttcaagctcaacgacaTCCCCATTCCTCAGAATAGCGCCGTTAGATCCGTTAATAATAAACTGTCTCTTAAAATATCATAATAAGGGAGTAAAGGAGATATTTTAAAGTAAACCCCTTGGTAAGATTTATGTTAAGATAAGGATATAAGTCAAATTCAAAAGAGCGTTAGTTAGTACTTGTCTGCTATCTTAAACGAGGGAAAGCCCCGtcttataagtatatagATCATAAACACGCATTCTGGCCTCGCCACATAGTAAATATAGAGTAAACCCATTTCGAGTACCATTTGCAACACCCCTTCAACATCTCATCAATTCGGGAGCTTCTCACCATTCGTTCTCATTTCAGGCGATGCAAAAGGGACCTTACTATTCATCTTTCCCAGTTGGGGATTAATATAAGATACCAAGCGTAAGTCTCCCCCACGTTGTATAGAGCAGCCAATATAGGTGTGAACACCAAGGCCGCCAGCAAGGGCCTTTGTATCACTAGAAAGAGTGAGCTGCATTCAATATAATGATAAAAGTGCCTTGACTTACAACAAATTTCCCAGGCATCTGGAATATGACTCGGCACTCACTGGCGCTGTTCGAAGATCTTGCCGCTGTCCGACCTGTTCCGTTAAGAACTCCTTCAAGACCTTGATGATTTGCTGATCATTCTTTGCGTAGTGTCGTACAGGAATATAAATCTTGACTTTTGGGGTTTCTGCATTCATGCGAAACTCGACGTTGTAGAGAATACCGGCTGTTCTGTGGTCTTTGTAAGGGAGAGGGATATCATCAGGCTTATTATGCATGCCCGTTAAAGCATCCCAAAGCCGCGTCAGCCTCTTCATACCCGTCTCAAATTCGGGGCCTTGTATTCGGCCCCCTAGGGACATAGTCTCCTTGACGGAGCCAAAGTCTGTCCTTCTCTCCCGAAAGTAGATCTTAAGCCTGGCCTTTTCTAAAGGAACTAGGTCTAAAGCCAACATGTCTATTTCGGGCTCCAAGCCTGGATGCTGGTATACAAAGTCGATGTAAATGTGTAAGGGAATCTGCATTCCGATTCTGCATCCAGGGGCAGATGTGATAGCATCTGCGATGACTATCAATTTGGACCGATGAGTTGCATGCGCAACAACGCCGGGGAAGAAGTACGCTTTATTCGTAATAGTTTTCTCGTTCAGGTCGAAAGCCCAAAAGAAGGTCGAACAGTGACCTTCTGGGTTTCTATCGGCCCAACTCCCATTAAAGCATGCTTCAAAGTGGTTAAGCAAAGCGGTCTCTATATCTGGATATGCCTTGAACAGGGCTTGTTTGAAGGCCGCCGCAGTTCCCTCGTTGTACTGATTTGTACCAGTACCAGCATCGGCTCCAATGGGTTCGATGGAATAGCGGATGGTGGGTTGGTCCGCGCCGGTGTGGAAGTCCCAACTCAGTTCGATGGGAGTATTGTCGTCGGTCATGAAACTCTCCCAGCGCGGAAGTTCCGACCAAGGGGCAACGCCTAAATATGGCGTAACAAGATTTGCAAATTGATGAAGGATACTAGTTTGGCTCTCATAACTGTACCCCGCACTATCTAGGAGCGCTCCTAGCATGTAGCCAACGGTTTGGTACCAGTACTGCTGATAAGGCTCAGAGATGCCCTCCCACTTAGTTTTGACTAAGTGCCATGGTTTGGCTTCTACTTGGAGGCTTTGCGAGGGAGTCATTTCCAGGCGAAGTCAGTTGAATGGTTAACAAaaatgctgatgatgaaatcTCTGCTGTTCAAACGCGTCCGCAGAGCACTTTATATAGGAATTCGTAAATCTCATGGCAGATCTGGACGCATTTCGCCAACACTTGCCACCAGAAGATTGCTAAAGCGGTGTAACATTGTACTGAGGATAAAACAAATGAGAAAGGCAAGCTGAAGGGGACTCGGGCAAATCCATCACATGCATCCAATATTCAGCTCGACatgctgctgaggctttTTCAGGATTGGAGCATTTAAGTTGATAGGGACACTCTGATACGCCCTGGGTCTGGCAGAATGAGACACATATGCAAGAACTATGATATGATTAGAGACACTTATACAGGAAGCATGGTCTGATTCAAGGTTTGCTTCAGCCTTCTCTATGAGCTAGAGTCATGACTATACACCTGATTTTGGTCCTGCAGCAGTTGCAATTTAATTCTAACTGTTAATAGTGTATGGTTGTGAATTAATtaagcttctcaaggttATTCAATACAATTGGCTTTTATGGGCTTCTCAGATGATGGTTGTAGCATTTCCTGTTCTTTTGAGTTATGCCGCTGTGCAATGAAGTTTGCCCGGTCTAATCACATAAACATGCAGCCACACCAGAACCAGTCTGCTGTAACGACCGAGAATACTTAAGAAAACAGAGGCCACTACAAGGTTATTAAGTCTCAGCTCGTCATGGAAGATAACTTCCGGTCCGGACTCCTGCGGCTGAGTGGTGGGATTAGGGATCGACTATCGAGTCCAATCACAGAATTATGGTGTCCACCTGCAGTCGGCAAGACACAACTTGGTTGAGTTTTCGATGCATCGATTCCCTTCTAGTGCATGTGAAAGCTCTGTGGAGTACTAGGCAGTACTTTCAACGACGTAGGCTTGGATGGATTCTGACACCCCTCAGAAGTCATTCTCCACAGGGTGTGAAACCGTTGGCAAAAGAACATGCTTTTCCCTTGCAGATGTACTACACCTCGGAGCCGCAGGGTGGCCGACAGGTAATCTCCTAGAACCAAGTCCGAGAAGCATGTTATCATTGTCTCTGCGTAGAAGCGTGATATACATATGTTTTGTACCGGGACCACAGGCCTCTTATCAGACCAGTGACGCGATTAAATTCGCTATTCGTTGTCAAACCAAGCTATATTCGATGCCTTGCAGGCACAAGATGCCGATATACGAGTCGACGAAGCAGATCCTGATTTACTAGGTAGGTGTTCTGGAGCGGCAGAGTGTCGAGTGTCACTTGCCGTACACCTCAGAGTCTACAAGTCATAACGTCTCGTTACTTGCTTCCGGCTCGATCATCGATATACTCCGACTTACGTTTATTTTGACGATCTCTCTAGTGTAAACATGGCACACATCACCTATATTGTTTAGCATCTGTTGTAATCACGCTGACGCACTGAGGTCGACCAAGATCCTGGCTATCAATGGCTTAGAAACACGCATATAATAACATTGTGCAACGCCACCTTTATCCTTGCAAAATAACAAGGTCATAATCAGCTCCAGAAACTTGCAAACTAAGCTCAATCGTGTCCATCCTGTCATCTATGTTATAAATCTCGCAGAGCTCGCTATTATGGTAAACCCCATAAATCCCCTTCTCAAGTCCAGAAAATCGGGGTCGAAGTCTATCGTTTTTAATTAGCTTTAGATAAATCAATGCTAAGTCCACTGTGCACGTACTCTATGGGCGTTCCGTCCCACGAACGTATTGTCATCGCAAGCGCCTTGCGTTTAACATCCCAAGTTCCCCGAAGGAAGTCGACACCGCAAGATAAGTCGACGTTATCCACGAATGGACTTGTGGAGAAATGTGAGGTTGTCCATGGATCCGAATACATCTTGCGCTGGCCCTCGAATACATTAAGCCGCCCATAAGCTATTCCAGCATTTCCGCTAAAAGCATCAACGTTCGGTAAGCTATCATTTCCAGGTGCTGATGTTCGAAAAGGGTAAAATAAACCCCCCTGGTCCCAAGTTGGGCTAAAGGTAGAATCGACAAAAGAGAGTAAGCCATCCAAAGTATCTTGATCTCCCAACTCAGATACCCATTGAACTACATACCCAAACACAGATGGTATTAACGGCCATACAGTCTGGGAGGTCTGTTCCTTGGAGGCAATCATCTCGGTTGCTTTAGCATAAGTCGAGGGCGCCATTGGATCTGCCCCCTCAGTCTTGACAAGCTCCCGAATCTGGAATGCTACCCGCGAGTTGCTTACGAGAACATGGTCAGAATTGGGTTTAGCGAGAAAACCCACAGACTGGCTCTTATAGGTATCGTGGGCAACAGAGGTATTCCAAGCATTCATGAATGCACCAGTCCTGAAGATCATTAGTAACGCTATATGTATGTTATCTTAGAATAACATACCAGGCAGAGGACCATATGTCTTCGGAAAGCTGCTTTCGGTCTTGCTTTACACTTAAGAATTCGATAAAGAGCCCATTATCCTGAAACATGCCCTTCGTTTTCCATGCCAATTTGTATTTTTCGATAACCTCTCGCGACACGGAGGTGCCATCTCTGACATCATTATAGTGCAACGCAATCAACTAAACTCGACATTAAATTCTCTGAGTGTTGCCTTCGGGATTTTGACGGTGAGCAACGTACCGGAAATTGGTTGCAATTGATGAAAATGCTATTCGGCTCGCAGCATACGCCCAGCCAGTTTTCCCGTTCCATCTCTGATATGATGGAGTTCTGTAAAGTTTTGCGGGTATAGCAAAATCTTTCAGGACCCATACCCCAGAACATAGGATCCCAATTAAACTCCAAGGCATCCTTCTCATTGTATTTATCGTCATCGAAGAGCATTGTATACAACGACACCATGAGGAGAAGGTGACCGGAGTACCATAAAAGTGTTAACGTCTGTCACATATTCTTAGAAGTCTCCCGTTTCTTACCATAATGTTCTCTTTAGTGACTGGATTTGCCCAGGGCTTTCTCAGTTCCGTAAGATCAGGATCGATTCGCTTTCCACTATGGCTTGTCATAAACCAGTATCCCCACACGTCGCGTAGTAGCATTTTGTGGATAAGCTTCTCCATTAAGACCTTGAATACAGACCTGAGGAGTGGCAGTCTGTGATAATGAGTCAATGCTGAGGCATATACCATAGTTGCGAGCTGGTAGCGATATGCATCGAGCCATTCTTGACCTGGCTTTTGACACACCATATGACGCCATTCGCCATCACGTTGAGTTGCCAAATTATGGAAATGCCGCAGATGACCGACTTGCTCGCGAGATAGCTTCGGATGGTTCGCTAAGAACGTCTCGTCGAGCGTGTTAGAAAAGTCATAGCCTTGTGACCCCAATAGTGTGGCTACATGTTTACTATGATCATCATAGCTAGGCGTAGCAGCTCTACATAGATATTGTTAGCATCGATTATTTGGATCTAGTGCGTTGGCTATGTAAAGACAGGTGATAGGGGGAAATAAACTCACTCGGAGTATGTTGAGTCCATTATATGGAAATTCTATTGATAAAGTTGGAATTTTATGCTAGGTAAATGCCTGGTGTGCAATAATTCCGACATCTAGCTGCCTCAGACATTCTTATAGCCAACTTAAGAACCCTAATACGAAGCAGGTTTTATGTCACAGCAGTTAATGGTACATCGTAGGTGAGCTGACTCTATTCAATCGGGTAGATTTGGCAAGCGTCGATTAGCGATTGAATGACGCTTACGTCAGGATTACCGCCGAGCTGCTTAACGGCCTTTCGACCATTGCTAGAAGGAAAGGGACATGTGTCGACTTCCATTTTATTGGCTCAAGTCAGGACTAGCATTTGGAAGGTGGTATGGCAGCTACAGACTGGAGATATGCATTTGGTATCTTGTGGATGGGGGGTCACCGGGGCTATCTCATGATATCGGAGTCTATCAGCTCAGAGTTCAGTCATGGTGATCTGATGCAAAGGAATAAGGGTAAAGAGTAAAAAGGAATGAGGGGGGGAGGGAGATTATCAAAAGAAAGAGGGAAGGGGAAAGAGAAAATAGAAAAGAGCGAAGAGTAAATTagaaagagcaagaactGCCTCTACATGGAAGCTCATGTGAGACCAAGCCACATTGGGTGAAGCTGGGAATAAGGTACCGGGCTTAATCGAGTGAACCGTGCCTCGCGGCACGCGAGCCGCCTGCAGATACACCAAAAGAGGATATGCTGTTCCTAACATACATTATGCCATTCCACTCTAAAACCATGTTTGAGATAAGTGGAAACCCATCAGGAAGTGCGACATGTCTCATGATTCTCTTAAGGCAGGCAGCATTCCGCTATTAATTTCAGAATGTGCATCTAGCATCCCGACTTGTCGAAAAAGCTCACCTACTGCTCGCCAAGTGTATTCTTGGCCCTGAAATTACAGGATTACGTACAACATAGAGCTCTCTTAGATAGGAGGAAAATAGTAACAATGATGACCGGTTTATCTCCGCCTTCCACGCCAGAATCTTCTCCTTTCTTCATTTTGCCCTCCATTCACCCAACATGCCGGCTGCATTTGGCGCAGTGGCATGATTGTGTAACCCTCGGGTTGTGACTGGTTATTCAGCTAGCAAGGGCAGACGGCAAACACTCCGTGCAGGACACAAGCATGCCACTCTATGAAATATAGTTAATACTTGGTAAGGATAAAGGCTTTTTGTCGCCCCGGTTCCACATTTCAGGTCCACTTATATACGTCTTATCTGGCCAAGCCCTTTCGCCTGACCCGCATGAAGGATGGCACACGGTACAAAGGTACTAGGTTTCCCATGTCACCCATTCTAGCATGGAGAAGAGGTATATAAGTTTATATGATAGGGTTAGTCTGTCTAGTGATGAAAGGACAGACTTCGGCTTCGAGCTTCGATCACGAGTACGAAGTCTGCCGGTATCCTCTTTCCAAGCTCGGAGCGGTGATGCTGGATAATTTGTTATCATACGATGATACCACAGCCAATTTTTCGTTGGTTATCCTTCCTCGGGAGCTCCTTGGTTCTCCACGTGTTTCGCGCGATTGGTTCAGAACTCTCTGCACGTGATGAGCCTAGCCATATATGAATGTTTGTGTAACAATAATACCTTGGAACGGGGAGATTTTAGACCCCGGAGGTTCGGTAAGTACCGATATGACAAGTACCCGAAAACGCCACATACACCCAACTGAGACCTACTCGGCAGGGTTTGGTCAGAGCCTCTGCTGGTGAAGCCTGGAATTACTCACCTTGGTCAACCGTGCTAACTTTGATAGGAAAGTGCCCGGCATCTGCAAATTGAGGCTTGTGCAGGGGGGTTCAAATATGTACTGTGTTAGGAGAGGATAACCAGATGTCATGATCTTTGAACCGCGTTTCGACAGAACTTGAAAATGTATATCCCTCATGCCCGATCAGACACAGGCCACGATACGAAATGATCAACGGAATGTCTTGATTCCAGGTCGACATGTGATATAATAGCTTATCATCTTGGCTCGGAAGACGCAGGGAGCGTTCTCATCTCCGATGGGAGGTCATAAGAAGAGTACTAACTACACTGCGTAAACAAGTGCATACAGTACAGGTACTCCAAATAGCCTCTTATATTGCGGTAGCCTATGTATCTATTCTTCTACTAATGCTAAAGTTTTCGGCTTTCTACAAATAATATCTTTGTATACATCAGCTTGTGACAACGATTCTGAAACCAATAACAGTTTAGCGTCACAAGGACGGACAAAATGGCGCTGTGACTGAAATCCGCCTCAAGTGCTTTTCGCCTTGTCTGAACGGCTAATCCTGATCATCAGTTGATCCTCGCGCTAGAGGTCGTGCTGGCCATAGCGCCGGAATGCGGTTCTATACATAAGATGGGGGGTCGGAAACTGATGTCGTCTCAAAGCTGATAAGATGTCTGAGACAGCAGGTCGTTACGTTCTCGTCGTACACCCTGCAAACAATCCCTCGTCGGAGGATCGCCGAGGATCATGGCAACCATCTGTGATACGCTATGCATGCAAGGACTACACATCCGAATTATGCTGCAGAAACCCTGATGCTCTAGGTCGAGTGACTTAATGGTCTTGTGCAAGAGTGTGTAGTCAATCTCCAGATATTCGATTAACTACGATACGTAGCATTGCGTCGTTGGAGTGATATTCCTGCCCACCTATGCTGGAAAAGTCATACTTCAAGCCAACGGGAATATTAGGGTCCAGCAGTTCTAAGATGAGGTCTTATGCAAGCTTTTGCTCGAGCATCGACAAGCGAACGTGGTTCAGCTCGGCTGCAAGAGTAATGACGCGTTGCTGTGGAAAGACTGCATGTGCTTGTCTTAAGTCGCTCTTGGGGGTTTCCCTTGCTGTACTACATTTCCCACACAATAGAAACGCAAAGTCGCAAGTAGACCTCCATCTGGTACGCGTTCTTCATGTTCGACACATCCGGACACCTTGCAACTGCGCTTGACATTATTGTCTTCCGATTTTCATTGTCGTAAAAGTCTTATCCTCCTCTTTTGCTGATCTTGATGCATCCTATGTTAATGGCTTTCATAGTGACGCCGACTGGTTATCTCGGCCGATGGTATTAGCAGTCATTGGCGAATGATAATGTGTGAAAGATCGGTTGACCAAGTGTGGCCTAAGGTTATTGTCTACGAGACGCTTTCATTATCCAATCCCCGCAAATGAGAGTGTGACAGCATCCTGCTGGTCAATTATGAAGCTGAAGGTTACATGTGAATCCTTTGCTGACCATATCAGCTGCGTATGTGATACTTCCTTGTTGTAGGCCACACAGCTGATGAATGATGTATCAATCGGCTATGCACATCGCCAAAGATATTACAATTCGGCCGTTGCCGGCATTCTACAGCCAATCTGACAATTTTGGGAGTATCTTACCCGTACAAGGAAGAGAGGTACGTACAGTAATAAGGCCAAGGGAAAACAGATGGCTGGAATATGCTCCATCGAATTAACGACAGTAGGAGCCATCAAAAGGTCCTAGTCattagtagtagtagtagtagtagtagtagtagtagtagtagtagtagtagtagtagtagttgttgttgttgtaaATCAGAATAAAACGTTCATCTTTAGTTAGTTTATTATAGTAGAAATATTAAATGGTGATATGCCTTGGACACCTGAATTTTACACTAGGTATAGGTTAAGTAGCACTTAGCATAATCAGTATGGAGCAAGTAGATGTCGTAGGTTGCATGAAGTCTTGAGGGACTTTTCTTTATCACATTTGCAAAATTGGCATGTGATAAAGCCTTAAGGGCTTTTTGTTTCTTTACTTTGTAAACTTAGCATGTGATAAACTGTCTAGAATCCAAGTAGGAGAGAAATGTATAAAACAGTCATCCTATCCAGACTAACTTTGCAGCAACAAAcagacaacaacaaacaGACAATAACCAAAAGAACaaactaaaaaaaaaacctgCACTTTTTCTTACATTCCCTTCACGTAGCCCTTACGCTACCAGTCCCATCAATCCCTCTCAGAAAATACGAGTTTCCTATATTGACCATGGCCAAACACACTGAGCAGGAGCCGATTGCCATTGTAGGCATTGGATGCCGCTTTCCGGGAGGCATAAATACAAAGGCAGACCTCTGGCAAGTCCTGTGCCAGGGCCTCGATGTCCTGACTGAGGTACCGGCTGATCGGTTTGATGTGACCGCCTTACACGATGACGACGTTAGGAAATACGGAGTCATTCGAAGCCGCAGGGGTGGATTCCTCGACAATATTTACGGGTTCGATGCCGAGTTCTTCGGTCTGTATCCTGGAGAAACGTCCCGGATGGATCCTCAGCAGCGGTTGGCTCTGGAGGCCTCTGTGCACGCCATCGAGGACTCTGGCACTCCGCTTCATCGTGTGGCTGGGTCACGAACAGGTGTGTTCCTCGGAACATTCATGTCTGACCACTTGAGTATGCAGACAGCCATGGAGCAGCGGGACAACATCAGCCCACATAGTGCGATGGGCGTGTCCAACAGCTCGATTGCAAATAGGGTATCGCATCGACTCGATCTACAGGGCGCCAGCGTAACTCTTGACACCGCTTGTTCCAGCAGTCTCGTGGCATTACATCTTGCCTGCCAGAGCCTGTGGACAGGTGAGAGTGAAGGTGCTCTGACTGGTGGCGTCAACGCTCTCCTTCGGCCTGAGTCTACAATCTTGATGACGAAGGCCGGGTTTCTTTCTCCAGATGGCGCCTGCAAATCATTCGATGCGGCAGGAAATGGATATGTCCGTAGCGAAGGTGCCGGAATGGTGTATTTGAAACCCCTTAGCCGAGCGCTTCAAGACAACGACAGAATCTATGCCACGATTCGCGGCTCACTGGTGAACTCAGACGGATACACTTCAGATGGATTCACGGTCCCAAGTCTGAAAGCACAGACCGCACTTCTACAGCGTGTATACTCCAACGCTGGGGTAGATCCTTCTATGGTGAGATATGTCGAAGCTCATGGGCCTGGGACACCAGTGGGCGATCCTGTTGAGGCACGCGCTGTCGGAGGACATATCGGGCTAGCGCGTGGGAAAGGGGATAAGTTCTTGTGGATAAGCTCAATTAAAGGCAACCTTGGCCATCTGGAGGGTGCCTCCGGCATTGCTGGCCTCATCAAGGCTGCACTCGTGGCCTATCATGGTGCAATTCCTCCTCAGGTAAACCACAGCATCCCTAATCCGGCAATCGACTTACAATCTCTCCGTCTCAAGATCCCGAGATGTATGATTGATCTAAAGCAAGACGTGGAAGGCGGGATCATGGTTGGCGTGAATTCTTTTGGGGCTGGCGGCACGAATGCTCATGTGATTCTAGAGCAGGCTCCTCCCATTGCTGGCGGCCAAACATCCCTCCACGACCCTCGGGTGTTTCTTCTGTCTGCACGATCGCTATCTGCTCTCAAGGAATTATCAGATCAACTTATTGATCATTTAAAGCATCAGCAGCCTAACCTAACGGACATCGCATACACACTTGCCAGCCGCCGAAGCCGCCATCGCCACATTTGTATTATCCCCGCCAGGCAACTCGACGAACTGTGCGATCGCCTCAGCCACCTGTCATCTGGGCGGACTCCAAAAGaggccttggccttggagaagaaatATGATAGACCTCGGGTTGCCTTCGCCTTTTCTGGTCAAGGTGGCCAGTGGTTCGGTATGGGTTTGGCCTTGGCGCAACAAGAACTTGTTTTCCGCGAGTCACTTACGGCGTTTGATGAAATTTTCCGGACACATTCGGGCATCTCCATCGTCCATGAAATATCAAAGCACCAAGATGAATCCCGCCTTAACAGCACTGCAATCGTTCAGCCTGCCATCGTGGCTATTCAGATTGCACTAGCAAGGACATTGATCTCATACGGTCTCGAGCCCGAGGCAATTGTAGGCCACTCAATTGGAGAGGTTGCAGCCGCGCATCTCGCGGGTGCGCTGTCCCTCGAGCAAGCTGTTACCGTTATTTATTATCGATCGAAGATACAGAACCGTGCTGCTGACCTCGGTTCTATGCTGGCTGTCGGACTATCCTCAACAGAAGCAGAAAAGATTATCTCCCGGAAGCAGGTTGCTAAGAGAGTTGCGGTTGCTGCTATGAATGGCCCTAAAATGACAACTATAGCTGGAGACTCAGCAGATCTGCAACTCATTGCAAAGGAGCTTGAATTGCAGGGGACTTTTGCTCGGTTTGTCAACGTGGAAGTCCCATACCACAGCCATTTCATGGACCCTCTAGAAACCGACCTTACAGACGCGCTAGCATCAATTCAAGGCATACCCACCAATATCAGTCTCTACTCCACTGTCGCAGCCTCTATCGAGCCTGGGACTCATCTAACTGGAAAGTACTGGTTCGATAATGTGCGAAAGCCAGTCCGATATGTCGAGACCGCCAAGAGATTGATTGACGACGGCTACAATTTTGTCGTCGAGATCGGCCCACACCCTGTCCTTGTTTCGGGGACTCGAGACATTGCCGAGGCTGCTGGACGCAAGGTTCACATCCTTCCAGCCATGATGCGGGGCAAAGACCTTGAGCCCTTTGCCATTGCTCTAGGAGCCGGGTATGCTGTTGGTGTCGATGTTCAGATTGATGTTTTTAATGGTGGAGGTGGTCATTTTATCGACCTCCCTATGTACCCCTTCCAACGGAAGCACTTCTCATTCGAACATCCAGAGGCTCAACAACGCCGACTTGGGATATCCAGGCATCCTTTCAATGGGGGTTTGACTAGCTTAAGCGATGACGGCCGCGGAAGTGTCCGACTCAGGGCTAGCACCGGTGTCTCTCCTTTCCTAGCTGAACATGTCGCTGATGGCACTATGATATTCCCTGCTTCTGCGCATATCGAGGCTGCTTATATGGCTGCGAAAGAGTTTATGCCACTCGCAGACGTCTGGTTGGAAGACCTCAAATTTGAACACCCTTTGGTGCTAGCCCCGCCCGAGGAATTCGCTCCTCAAGTCCTCCTTGAGATAACATCTATTGCAAAAACTTACACCATAAGTTCCCGACCAGCGGATTCTCCCCCCTCGACACCATGGCAGACTTGTTCTACAGGTCGAATCAATGCCCTTGATTCGATGCCAAACACCAGTGCCGAAGCACTAGAAAATGTCAGGTCCCGAGTTCAAGCTGGGAAAGCATTTGATAAAGAAGAATTCTACTCAACACTCGAACGATCCGGCCTTCGATATGGTGAGGCATTCCAAGGTATACAAGAGTTATGGCAACTCGGAACAGAAATCTTTGCCCACGTCAAGCTTCCCGAACCCCTTACTCATGACACAGCTCGATTTCGATTTCATCCTGCGTCCCTAGACGCTTGCCTACATACACTATTCGCCGATGTGCAATATCGTGGCGACGCTCGCTATGTGTATTTACCACACAAGATTGAAAGAGTGCAAGTTTCTGATACATATGGCGCAACAGAGGTTTTTGTATATACCAAGATTCAACACCATGACAGCAATTCACTGCGCTGCGATACACATGTGTACAACGCATCTGGCCGTGTAATCGCAACAATCATTGGAATGACAGTCAAACGCCTGCTAGGAGCACACATCCCTGAACCAGTTGAGTATGAAACTACTTTCCAGGAGGAATCGCGATCCACTGGCAACAGAACAGAGGCAGACTTTGCCAGTGTCTTGGTCCTCGGGAACAGAAGCTTGGAAGTCACTCAGCTTGCCCGAGAGGCATTCCCCCGGGCGTCAATCTCCCATAAACCTGTGACATGGATCGAGCGGTTCGCCGATAGCACTGCAAAAGACTTCAGACTAGACCGCCGGACGCTCATCGTGATATCAACGCTGACACCGTCGCCAGACCACGACCTGGTAGCACAGATGGGGTCTGTCGTTCCGACTCTCTTACATCTTTCCCACTGGATTCACCATCAAGGTGGAACCCCTACAGTGGCAGTACTACTTGCGGGAGCGTGCATGACACCGTCAGACTCACAATGCAACCCAGCCACGGCTGCGTTAGAGGCCGCGTTGCGTTTGATGGTGAACGAGCTTCCCCAATCGGACATCCGTGTCATTGACCTTCCCTTGGGCCAGAACGACTGGGACTTCCAGTCAGTTAAGGAGGAGCTCCTGTCTAATCGTCACGACCGTCATGACACTGTTGTCGCGAT
It encodes:
- a CDS encoding tryptophan dimethylallyltransferase-domain-containing protein; this encodes MTPSQSLQVEAKPWHLVKTKWEGISEPYQQYWYQTVGYMLGALLDSAGYSYESQTSILHQFANLVTPYLGVAPWSELPRWESFMTDDNTPIELSWDFHTGADQPTIRYSIEPIGADAGTGTNQYNEGTAAAFKQALFKAYPDIETALLNHFEACFNGSWADRNPEGHCSTFFWAFDLNEKTITNKAYFFPGVVAHATHRSKLIVIADAITSAPGCRIGMQIPLHIYIDFVYQHPGLEPEIDMLALDLVPLEKARLKIYFRERRTDFGSVKETMSLGGRIQGPEFETGMKRLTRLWDALTGMHNKPDDIPLPYKDHRTAGILYNVEFRMNAETPKVKIYIPVRHYAKNDQQIIKVLKEFLTEQVGQRQDLRTAPVSAESYSRCLGNLFDTKALAGGLGVHTYIGCSIQRGGDLRLVSYINPQLGKMNSKVPFASPEMRTNGEKLPN